One stretch of Bacteroidales bacterium DNA includes these proteins:
- a CDS encoding UvrD-helicase domain-containing protein — MSNLIVYKASAGSGKTFRLAAEYIKLVIHDPQSYKRILAVTFTNKATAEMKGRILEELKGIADGKKSPMFALICEETRINPDTVTARASKALSNILHDYSRFSVSTIDSFVQRIIQALLWEIGQQGGGDIRLDFKPVLERAADIMLDESVDNPALFQWLQSMGESQLEAGKSWDIRSGLVNLGRELFSESFRLLSHDEIIAITDKEKVNALKKELNGLIGSISGSVIGLGKDTLKVIGEFGFSEKDFAYGSSGVYGFFEKCADLDFGELLPKLDGARVQKALDSPSGEDWVTAADRKNAGKFAQISGLISGKLHPALAKLYNTIGENEPQYNSARLVLKNLDSLAILSDLWQTIRKLSTEEGFMLLADSGPLLREFVKETDAPFVYEKVGTRFDSFMIDEFQDTSVIQWQNFKPLIENSLAQGSFSMVVGDVKQAIYRWRNGDWRILSSGLEVDFASLGITHKPLDVNRRSLPAVIDFNNLFFTSASIVLKALTEEMVVGTNLEPDFGKEFSLAYDNVIQKKSKKDEGEGYVEVNFLPNEDKSFNENLKNYLPDLISDIQKRGYKAGDIAILVRSNKDGQDLANILLSHKQTNPETFGSFDVVSQEGLLLVSSPAIRLCIAAIRATYQPKDSITKACLAAGLRTINGNSAVSWHQLFTGEALDIEVEWLKGFRTRPVQEVFEAIIKRYGLLNSKKELAYISELHEQILNLSRKGPNDIGRFLEWWDEDGIKLALTMPDSENAVTITTIHKSKGLQFPVVIIPHGDWQFNPPGMKPLLWVESSQKPFDILPKYPINSGKDSKSSYFAKSAIEDDMQVLVDNINLLYVAFTRAENELYVFCPQKKEDSKILSTSPLMRSVLSAIDSSEFVVDADRYGDSAISYSRGKRDIYKNQKTKGGNPIWILENYPAGETKANVKQRLESTDFFSESTASYIQSINYGKLMHTLFSRIAYSSDIDNALNSMQLEGLINLEQKELLKGKMEQLLVQEPYSNWFSDEWQIKNEASVITPEGSTYRPDRVMIKANEVVIVDYKFGAESESYHKQIRRYSSLIQKMGYERVDGYLWYVDSERLVEVKS; from the coding sequence ATGTCGAATTTGATAGTATATAAGGCTTCCGCAGGATCGGGAAAGACTTTCCGGCTGGCGGCGGAGTATATTAAGCTGGTTATTCACGATCCGCAATCGTACAAACGGATTCTTGCGGTTACCTTTACCAATAAGGCTACCGCCGAGATGAAGGGGAGAATTCTTGAGGAGCTTAAAGGTATTGCCGATGGCAAAAAGAGCCCAATGTTCGCACTTATCTGCGAGGAGACCCGCATAAACCCTGATACCGTTACAGCCAGAGCGTCAAAGGCGCTATCCAATATACTGCACGATTACTCACGTTTCTCGGTAAGCACCATCGATAGTTTTGTGCAGCGGATTATTCAGGCTTTGCTATGGGAGATTGGGCAGCAGGGTGGTGGCGATATCCGTTTGGATTTTAAGCCTGTTCTGGAGCGTGCAGCGGATATTATGCTTGATGAGTCGGTGGATAACCCTGCGCTGTTCCAGTGGTTACAATCGATGGGCGAATCGCAGCTGGAGGCGGGGAAGAGCTGGGATATCCGTAGCGGTTTGGTTAACCTTGGGCGGGAGTTGTTCTCCGAGAGTTTCAGGCTATTGAGCCACGATGAGATTATTGCAATTACCGATAAGGAGAAGGTTAACGCCCTGAAAAAGGAGCTGAATGGGTTAATTGGTAGTATTTCGGGTAGCGTAATTGGGCTAGGAAAGGATACACTAAAAGTTATAGGTGAGTTTGGGTTTAGTGAGAAGGATTTTGCTTATGGAAGCAGTGGCGTTTACGGCTTTTTTGAGAAGTGCGCCGATTTGGATTTTGGCGAACTGCTCCCAAAGCTGGATGGTGCTCGTGTGCAGAAGGCGTTGGATAGCCCATCGGGTGAGGATTGGGTAACGGCCGCGGATAGGAAGAATGCTGGGAAGTTTGCCCAGATATCGGGTTTAATCAGCGGGAAGTTGCACCCAGCTCTAGCCAAACTTTATAATACCATTGGGGAGAATGAACCCCAGTACAACTCGGCAAGGCTGGTGCTAAAGAATCTGGATTCGCTGGCAATCCTAAGCGATTTGTGGCAAACCATCAGGAAGCTATCAACCGAGGAGGGTTTTATGCTGCTGGCGGATAGCGGCCCGCTGCTGAGGGAGTTTGTGAAGGAGACGGATGCTCCCTTCGTTTACGAGAAGGTTGGAACCCGTTTCGATAGCTTTATGATTGATGAGTTTCAGGATACATCGGTTATTCAATGGCAAAACTTTAAGCCGCTTATAGAGAATAGCCTTGCTCAGGGCAGCTTTAGCATGGTTGTGGGTGATGTGAAACAGGCCATTTACCGTTGGCGTAATGGCGATTGGAGGATACTGTCATCGGGACTTGAGGTTGATTTTGCATCGCTGGGAATTACCCATAAACCGCTGGATGTAAACCGAAGGAGTTTGCCCGCAGTTATCGATTTTAATAATCTTTTCTTTACCAGCGCATCGATAGTTTTAAAGGCCTTAACCGAGGAGATGGTTGTTGGCACTAATCTAGAACCTGATTTCGGGAAGGAATTTTCGCTTGCATACGATAATGTTATTCAAAAGAAATCGAAGAAGGATGAGGGCGAGGGTTACGTTGAGGTTAACTTTTTGCCCAATGAGGATAAGTCGTTCAACGAGAATCTAAAGAATTATCTACCCGATTTAATCTCGGATATTCAGAAGAGAGGCTATAAAGCGGGAGATATCGCAATTCTGGTACGCTCCAATAAGGATGGGCAGGATTTGGCAAATATTCTACTATCGCATAAACAGACAAACCCCGAAACGTTTGGTTCATTTGATGTTGTTAGCCAGGAGGGGTTGCTGCTTGTGTCATCGCCAGCAATAAGGCTGTGCATTGCGGCTATCCGGGCAACCTATCAACCGAAGGATAGCATCACAAAGGCGTGTCTGGCAGCGGGTCTGAGAACCATTAATGGCAATAGCGCAGTTTCGTGGCATCAGCTCTTTACCGGGGAGGCTTTAGATATTGAGGTTGAATGGCTAAAAGGGTTTAGAACTCGGCCTGTGCAGGAAGTTTTTGAGGCAATCATAAAACGATATGGGCTGCTGAATAGTAAGAAGGAGCTGGCCTATATATCGGAGCTGCACGAGCAGATTCTTAACCTATCGCGTAAAGGGCCTAATGATATTGGTCGATTCCTAGAATGGTGGGATGAGGATGGCATTAAGCTTGCGCTAACCATGCCCGATTCCGAGAATGCGGTAACCATAACTACAATACATAAATCTAAAGGGTTACAGTTCCCGGTTGTTATAATTCCGCATGGGGATTGGCAGTTTAACCCACCCGGAATGAAGCCATTGCTTTGGGTTGAATCCTCTCAAAAACCATTCGATATTCTTCCTAAATACCCAATAAATTCGGGAAAGGATTCCAAGAGCAGCTACTTTGCAAAATCAGCCATTGAGGATGATATGCAGGTGCTGGTGGATAATATCAACCTGCTTTACGTTGCTTTTACCCGTGCCGAGAATGAGCTGTACGTTTTTTGTCCACAAAAAAAGGAGGATAGCAAGATTTTAAGTACTTCTCCATTGATGAGGAGTGTTCTGTCGGCTATTGATTCATCGGAATTTGTTGTTGATGCCGATAGATATGGTGATTCAGCCATCAGCTATAGTAGGGGTAAGCGTGATATCTACAAAAATCAGAAAACGAAAGGGGGCAACCCAATATGGATTCTTGAGAATTACCCGGCTGGCGAAACAAAGGCGAATGTGAAGCAGAGGCTTGAATCAACCGATTTCTTCTCGGAATCGACGGCAAGCTATATCCAATCAATAAATTATGGTAAGCTGATGCATACGCTCTTCTCAAGGATTGCCTACTCATCGGATATCGACAATGCCCTTAATTCTATGCAATTGGAGGGGTTGATAAATTTGGAACAGAAGGAACTACTGAAAGGAAAAATGGAACAGCTGCTTGTTCAGGAGCCCTATTCAAACTGGTTTTCGGATGAGTGGCAGATAAAAAACGAAGCATCGGTGATAACGCCCGAAGGCTCTACCTATCGCCCCGATAGAGTTATGATAAAAGCGAATGAGGTTGTTATTGTTGATTATAAGTTTGGGGCGGAGTCGGAATCGTACCATAAGCAGATTCGAAGGTATTCAAGCCTAATTCAAAAAATGGGTTACGAACGGGTTGATGGGTATTTGTGGTATGTGGATTCGGAGAGGTTGGTGGAAGTTAAAAGTTAA
- a CDS encoding TlpA family protein disulfide reductase: MKKYLIILLLPLAIACKQEPKEAIISGTLQNYRDTVVYLSSKGITETVKLNADKTFEYKTTIDKPVLYTIKTGRKTNFELYLNPGDKTQVTIDFENLKEGPKFSGVLESVNKILQEKEVVVDKYITNYQETFTLKKDEFNKKMDSLKNALVEKVQTISNSKIAELETERADYLVKSLEANYPEYHAYYSNIEFKPDSADYSFLEGFNLNNAYHLMYKEYLEVLNATIINKFKKEIGNNNLESMPATERLPKLFAFIDKSATNSEVRDYLKQVNFMDDLSYGEFWKLTDLVDRYKAECQTVGYKNIIEKLYDQKMNLAPGKTAPLFKYKDINGKEYALEDLKGKLVYIDFWATWCGPCRHELPYLEEVEKAYLGKKITFISMSVDDDMFAWDKMVKDKKMMGLQLHADGAFNSTVAKDYQIKGIPTFVLIDQNGIIISPSAPRPSSGADLINLLDENLVKIK, translated from the coding sequence ATGAAAAAATATTTAATAATTCTTTTGCTACCATTGGCAATAGCATGTAAACAAGAGCCTAAGGAGGCTATTATTTCGGGTACATTACAGAATTACAGGGACACGGTTGTGTATTTGAGTTCGAAGGGTATTACCGAAACTGTTAAATTGAATGCCGATAAAACATTTGAGTATAAAACTACTATCGATAAGCCTGTTCTGTATACCATAAAAACTGGAAGGAAGACTAATTTTGAGCTATATCTTAACCCTGGAGATAAAACTCAGGTAACTATCGATTTTGAGAATTTAAAGGAGGGTCCAAAGTTCTCGGGTGTTTTGGAAAGCGTGAATAAAATCCTTCAGGAGAAAGAGGTTGTTGTTGATAAATATATTACAAACTATCAGGAGACTTTTACTCTAAAAAAAGATGAGTTTAACAAGAAGATGGACTCGTTAAAGAATGCTCTTGTTGAGAAAGTACAAACAATCTCCAACAGTAAAATTGCTGAACTCGAAACCGAAAGGGCCGATTATCTAGTTAAATCATTAGAGGCAAATTACCCCGAATATCACGCTTACTACAGTAATATTGAGTTTAAACCCGATAGTGCTGATTATTCCTTCCTTGAAGGATTTAATTTGAATAATGCTTACCATTTGATGTATAAAGAGTATTTGGAAGTTTTGAATGCTACTATAATTAATAAATTCAAGAAGGAGATAGGGAATAATAATTTAGAATCGATGCCAGCAACTGAAAGACTACCAAAACTATTTGCCTTTATTGATAAAAGTGCTACCAATTCTGAAGTTCGTGATTATTTGAAGCAGGTTAATTTCATGGACGATCTTTCTTATGGCGAATTCTGGAAACTAACCGATTTGGTGGATAGGTATAAGGCCGAATGTCAAACTGTAGGTTACAAGAATATCATTGAAAAGCTTTATGACCAGAAGATGAATTTAGCACCCGGAAAAACTGCTCCGCTATTTAAGTATAAAGATATTAATGGTAAAGAATACGCACTTGAAGATCTAAAAGGGAAGCTTGTATACATCGATTTTTGGGCAACATGGTGTGGCCCATGTCGTCATGAGCTACCTTACCTCGAAGAGGTAGAAAAGGCCTACTTGGGAAAGAAAATTACATTCATCAGCATGTCAGTGGATGATGATATGTTTGCTTGGGATAAAATGGTGAAAGATAAGAAGATGATGGGTCTCCAGTTACATGCCGATGGCGCATTTAACTCAACAGTAGCAAAAGATTATCAGATTAAAGGAATTCCAACATTTGTTCTTATCGATCAGAATGGTATTATTATCTCTCCAAGCGCGCCAAGACCATCATCTGGTGCTGATTTGATTAATCTACTGGATGAGAATCTGGTGAAGATAAAATAG
- a CDS encoding TIGR01212 family radical SAM protein (This family includes YhcC from E. coli K-12, an uncharacterized radical SAM protein.), with translation MVYPWGDKRRFNSYAGYFKRTFGGRVQKLTINAGFTCPNRDGTVSTGGCTYCKNDAFNPSYCDPQKSITQQLNEGIEFHALRYKRAKNYLAYFQAYSNTHAPVERMKELYSEALSHPGVIGLVIGTRPDCVDFEKLDYLEELSKNYYISVEYGVESCFNRTLESINRGHSFEQSVWAIEETARRGINTGAHIIFGLPGESREEMLSQAAILSDLPLTSIKFHQLQIFSGTEMEIQYNETPGKFSLFAMNDYLNFVVDFLERLNPNFVIERFTSEAPPWHLVAPNWGLLRTDQLLTKIEKILEERNTWQGRFLEMNVW, from the coding sequence ATGGTCTATCCCTGGGGCGATAAGCGGCGGTTTAATAGCTATGCCGGTTATTTTAAACGAACATTTGGTGGCAGAGTCCAAAAACTTACCATCAATGCTGGATTTACCTGTCCAAATCGCGATGGAACTGTTTCAACTGGAGGTTGTACATATTGCAAAAACGATGCTTTTAACCCAAGTTACTGCGATCCCCAAAAATCAATTACCCAGCAATTAAATGAGGGAATTGAATTCCATGCACTTCGTTATAAAAGAGCAAAAAACTACCTTGCTTACTTTCAGGCATATTCAAATACACATGCACCAGTTGAAAGGATGAAAGAACTGTATTCCGAAGCCCTCTCACACCCCGGTGTAATTGGTTTGGTTATTGGTACACGCCCTGATTGTGTTGATTTTGAGAAATTGGATTATCTCGAAGAGTTATCGAAGAACTACTATATATCTGTGGAATATGGTGTAGAATCATGCTTTAACCGTACTCTCGAATCCATAAACCGTGGACATTCATTTGAACAATCGGTTTGGGCTATTGAAGAAACTGCCCGAAGAGGAATTAATACTGGCGCTCATATTATATTTGGCTTACCCGGAGAATCCCGAGAGGAAATGTTATCGCAGGCTGCGATACTTTCAGATTTGCCACTTACATCAATAAAATTTCATCAGCTTCAGATATTCAGTGGGACAGAAATGGAGATACAGTATAATGAGACTCCTGGGAAATTCTCTCTTTTTGCGATGAATGACTACCTTAACTTTGTTGTTGATTTCTTAGAGAGACTCAATCCTAATTTTGTGATTGAGAGGTTTACTAGCGAAGCTCCTCCCTGGCATTTGGTAGCACCCAACTGGGGTCTTCTCCGAACCGATCAACTCCTTACAAAAATTGAAAAAATACTGGAGGAACGAAACACCTGGCAGGGACGTTTTTTAGAAATGAATGTTTGGTAG